Sequence from the Cydia splendana chromosome 10, ilCydSple1.2, whole genome shotgun sequence genome:
CCATACGTCGGTTATGTCAATGATTTTTTGCGCGTTTTCAGCCAGGTATGCGGTTAATTCTTGCAAATAGCGGCATTTGCACGACCACAGGTTGTTACCGAGCGACAATGCTTTCAAATTAGGGTTATTATTGAATGTCCACACGCTAAAATCGACCAGTCTGTTGCCGTCAAGGCGTAGGGTTTCCAAAGATATTAACGTCAGGAAAGTCACGTTCACGATGTGACTGATTAGATTATTTTGCAAGAATAGTTCTTTCAAATTGCTCAACTGGTGGAATTCGTATCCTTTCAATTCTTTTAGCTTGTTATTTCCCAAATGCAAAATTTGTAAAGCATTCAATCCAGCAAAAGTTCTATTCTGAATGTTGTCGACGTTGCTATTGTTTACATAAAGAGACCTCATCTTCTGTCTTCCAATGAAAACATGGTTTTGTAGTTCCTTTATATTGTTACCGTCGAGAAACACTTCTGTCGCGTCCATGGGTATTTTATGCGGTACCTCTATTGAAGATTGTCCGGAACAGTCGACGACGTTTGTATTCCACAATGGGTCGTGGTAACAAGTGCAATTTTGAGGGCAGGTCATTTCACAGTCGCACGCATCGTAATCACAGCAATGACAGATCGCAAAACAATGAGTCTCATATGCACATAGAAAGTCCGACGACTTGAGATTCGTTAAGGGCACATGGGTTCCGCTACGAGTGTTTGTCATTTTACACAACACGTTTTCTAAGTCCATTAACCGCGGGTACTGCCTCGTGGCAGTCGTGTAGTTTACAATTTGTAACCATTCCATTGTACAATCACACTTAATAGGGTTTCCGCCTATGTAAAACTCGGGCAAGGTTTTATTACTCGGCACTGGCGCTAATCGCAAACTGTTCTGATCTAAATGCACTATTTCGTTAGCGTACATGTCCACTCGCGTTAAGTTTTTCTTTTCGTAAAACGTATTCACATGTATATTGTtcaaatagttattatttataaacaacAGTTCAACACTATTCGGTATGGCCATTGGCGATATTTCCGATATACGATTATGGCTTGCGTCCAAAGTCTTTATACGGATTTCGTCTTGTAACTTGTAGTAGTTGCCTAAATGTTCGATATAATTACCGTGAATGTCCAACCACTTTAAATTACTAGGCACAAATGCGTAATCGAACCACACTAGATGATTCTCCGACAGGTTGAGCCACAGGAGACTCGCCAGCGTGGAGAAGACACCGTTAATGTCCGACAAGAAGTTTCCGTCGAGTCGTATGGCTTCCAATTGGGTATTGCGGCTAAATGTCCCTCGCTCGATCGACTGGATCTTGTTTTTTGCTATATTAAGCACTTGTAGGCTCGGCAAGTCCCAGAACATTCCGACGCTCAAGTTTCCAATTTGATTGTCAATCAACCGAAGCCCGGTAAGCTGATTCAGGTTTTTGAACGAACCATTTCTAAAGTCTGTTATTTGATTTTCACCGAGATCAAGCGTTTTCAGAAATGATAGCTCCCACAGCGCTTCAGGGACGTCTAAAAGTTGATTAGAACTTAAATCCAACTCTTTCAAGTCCGAGCAATTCTTAAAAGCTTTACGGTCGATGTTTACTAGCAAATTATTGTTGAGGGTTAACTTGCTCAGTACAAACAAACCGTTAAATAAGTTCTCATCAATAGTATGCAGACGGTTCTCAGCTAAATTCAATGTATGCAGATTATAAAGCGGCAAAAATGCATTGTCTTCAATGTATCCAATGGAATTGTTCTTTAAGTTCAGTATTTGCAGGAAGAATAGATCTTTAAACGTCTTTCCATCGATTCTTGTCAGAGCGTTATTCGATAAGTTTAAAACAATAAGTCGTATCAGTCCCAGGAATGTTCCGTCGTCGATATGGTTACTGGTAAGCTGGTTGCTTGATAAGTCTAAAACAATCAACTGCTCTAAACGATGAAATATGCCTCGAGCCAGCTCAAATAACGAATTGTCGTTGAGATACACTTCACGCAACTCTCTGGCGTTAGCGAAGAGCCCCTCCGGCAGTGTGTGAAGGCGGTTATGTGATATGTTTAGCACTCTCATAGACACAAGACCGTTGAATGCTTCACTTGATATGTCAGTGATATTATTATGTTGCAGATATAGCGACTGTAAGCTCCTCAGTTTCAACAACTCCGAATCTTCAGGCAGAGACTTTATCTCATTGTGACTAAGATCTAGATAGTGTAAGCTCGAGCCACATCCCTGGCCCAATCCCAACTGGCCaattgtctttattctattatGCGTCAAATTCAATGTGTTCAAGTTTTCTAAGGAACAAAACACACCGGAAGGAACGAATTTGATGTTATTTTGAGCAAGATCCAACGAATGCAGTTCCGATAATCCATTAAAAGTGTTCAAAGATAACTCTAAATTCTTGGTAGGACTCCACTCGAAGTTTTTCGAACGGAGCTTCAGCCTTTTAAGTTTTCTCAAGTCTTGAAACGTGCCGTCGGGAACTTGGAGAAGTTTGCAGTTGTTTATTGACAACTCCGTGAGATCTGGAACAGGGCTGAAGTAGTGGCCCCGTAGAGAGCTTTCGAAGAGCAGGAGATGATTGCACTCGATGGAAAGATGTCTAGTATCCGAGGATACAGTGGCGATACCGGCACCATCGCTGTCTAGAGTCCGGATCCTGCACAGGACACTGTTGTCCGCGGCACCGGACACTTTGATGCATTTGTCCGAGCCGTAGGGCAGCGCGGCCCGCCCGACTTGCAGCAGCGCGCAAATTACCACCACGGCGTACATTATGAAGCTATATCACAGACTCCTCATTTCACTACTGAACGTCTCATAAACACTCTCCTCGGGTCGATATCACCATTTCCGAAACAAAGTCCGTAGTACACTTGACTGAAGAAAAACTCGCTAACATATCACTGCACTGTGGTCCTTATTGTCCGTTGTGCTCACAAATATGGTTTGAATGTGAGTTTCACTGAAGAATTGGGTTTATCGTTTGAGATCAGGTCTGTTGAATATTTAGTGCGTATTTTATAAAGGCCGGCGTGGACAGTGGGCACGACCTCTTCGCGGCGCGGCTG
This genomic interval carries:
- the LOC134794406 gene encoding toll-like receptor 7 — protein: MYAVVVICALLQVGRAALPYGSDKCIKVSGAADNSVLCRIRTLDSDGAGIATVSSDTRHLSIECNHLLLFESSLRGHYFSPVPDLTELSINNCKLLQVPDGTFQDLRKLKRLKLRSKNFEWSPTKNLELSLNTFNGLSELHSLDLAQNNIKFVPSGVFCSLENLNTLNLTHNRIKTIGQLGLGQGCGSSLHYLDLSHNEIKSLPEDSELLKLRSLQSLYLQHNNITDISSEAFNGLVSMRVLNISHNRLHTLPEGLFANARELREVYLNDNSLFELARGIFHRLEQLIVLDLSSNQLTSNHIDDGTFLGLIRLIVLNLSNNALTRIDGKTFKDLFFLQILNLKNNSIGYIEDNAFLPLYNLHTLNLAENRLHTIDENLFNGLFVLSKLTLNNNLLVNIDRKAFKNCSDLKELDLSSNQLLDVPEALWELSFLKTLDLGENQITDFRNGSFKNLNQLTGLRLIDNQIGNLSVGMFWDLPSLQVLNIAKNKIQSIERGTFSRNTQLEAIRLDGNFLSDINGVFSTLASLLWLNLSENHLVWFDYAFVPSNLKWLDIHGNYIEHLGNYYKLQDEIRIKTLDASHNRISEISPMAIPNSVELLFINNNYLNNIHVNTFYEKKNLTRVDMYANEIVHLDQNSLRLAPVPSNKTLPEFYIGGNPIKCDCTMEWLQIVNYTTATRQYPRLMDLENVLCKMTNTRSGTHVPLTNLKSSDFLCAYETHCFAICHCCDYDACDCEMTCPQNCTCYHDPLWNTNVVDCSGQSSIEVPHKIPMDATEVFLDGNNIKELQNHVFIGRQKMRSLYVNNSNVDNIQNRTFAGLNALQILHLGNNKLKELKGYEFHQLSNLKELFLQNNLISHIVNVTFLTLISLETLRLDGNRLVDFSVWTFNNNPNLKALSLGNNLWSCKCRYLQELTAYLAENAQKIIDITDVWCWNGDAKPPQKKELNLNGTACSDYYADNSVIGNMLVSNYVPMMVSTLTGFMLILLALVILFLFRDSLRVWLYTNCGIRVFSFAGAFEESEKLYDAYVCYSPKDEEFVVQSLAAELENGNPSYHLCLHYRDIPHHGAQYMQCAPPVVEAAEASKRIIIVLTRNFMQTEWSRYEFRQGLHDALKGCIYKLVLIEECTVVADAICDPDLRPYLKTGSRLRWGQKRFWERLRYMMPDSSQPNHKRRSHNYRKNINTYTLDSSVPNGGNRTIPYPDKSPVIGGGQGASAPPEYSSEVRQSPSVVRQTQGVVYGPDGRPISDHIYSSIDSDYSSLEHGMAPGRRRDLRQWPPPPPLVDTGNTVQAYLV